The Saccharopolyspora gloriosae genome window below encodes:
- a CDS encoding MFS transporter, with translation MAVRSEAADGATRPKGRANNLRWGMALLCFVGLSVNYIDRSALSVALPSMNDDLGFDPSVQGLILGTFFLAYAGFQLPAGVLIDRIGAKRSFALGALVWGVATMLTGLVTGLLALLVFRFLLGIGESTGYPGSAKVVSRWFPRQERAFANSIWDNGARAGTAIALPVVTAIIAWEGWRAAFLVVGVLALLWAVWWWRAYHEPEDHPRVTEQELAYIRAGGAREESTSDSGAKVRWRDLFRYRTVWAMMLGFFCLNYIIFFFITWFPSYLVQARGFDLLELGTVGAVPGVVAIGGSLLGGWVSDSLVRRGWSLTKARKTCLIPGMLLSSVIALAVVVPNAAMAVVLLSVSYASLAFSAASVASLPADVAPQPGQVSSLAGIQNCASNIAGFIGPIVTGVLQTATGGSFVAPLVLSGALGLIGAFSYGVLIRKVEPLPVRVAAE, from the coding sequence ATGGCCGTGCGATCCGAGGCCGCGGACGGGGCGACCCGTCCGAAGGGGCGCGCGAACAACCTGCGCTGGGGCATGGCGCTGCTGTGCTTCGTCGGCCTGTCGGTCAACTACATCGACCGCTCCGCGCTGAGCGTGGCGCTGCCCTCGATGAACGACGACCTCGGTTTCGACCCGAGCGTGCAAGGCCTGATCCTCGGCACGTTCTTCCTGGCCTACGCCGGTTTCCAGCTGCCCGCCGGGGTGCTCATCGACCGGATCGGCGCGAAGCGCTCCTTCGCGCTGGGCGCGCTGGTGTGGGGCGTGGCGACGATGTTGACCGGCCTGGTCACCGGACTGCTCGCGCTGCTGGTGTTCCGGTTCCTGCTGGGCATCGGCGAGTCCACCGGCTACCCGGGTTCGGCGAAGGTCGTCTCCCGCTGGTTCCCGCGCCAGGAGCGGGCGTTCGCCAACAGCATCTGGGACAACGGGGCGCGGGCGGGCACCGCGATCGCGCTGCCGGTGGTCACCGCGATCATCGCGTGGGAGGGCTGGCGGGCCGCGTTCCTCGTGGTCGGCGTGCTGGCGTTGCTGTGGGCGGTGTGGTGGTGGCGGGCCTACCACGAGCCGGAGGACCACCCGCGGGTCACCGAGCAGGAACTCGCCTACATCAGGGCGGGCGGCGCTCGCGAGGAGTCCACTTCGGACAGCGGGGCGAAGGTCCGCTGGCGGGACCTGTTCCGCTACCGGACGGTGTGGGCGATGATGCTGGGCTTCTTCTGCCTGAACTACATCATCTTCTTCTTCATCACCTGGTTCCCCAGCTACCTGGTGCAGGCGCGCGGCTTCGACCTGCTCGAACTGGGCACGGTCGGCGCCGTCCCCGGCGTGGTGGCCATCGGCGGCAGCCTGCTCGGCGGCTGGGTGTCGGACTCCTTGGTGCGGCGGGGCTGGAGCCTCACCAAGGCACGCAAGACCTGCCTCATCCCCGGCATGCTGCTGAGCTCGGTGATCGCGCTGGCGGTCGTGGTGCCGAACGCGGCGATGGCCGTGGTGCTGCTGTCGGTCTCGTACGCGAGCCTCGCGTTCAGCGCCGCCTCGGTGGCCTCGCTGCCCGCCGACGTCGCGCCGCAGCCCGGCCAGGTCTCCTCGCTGGCGGGCATCCAGAACTGCGCCTCGAACATCGCCGGGTTCATCGGCCCGATCGTCACCGGCGTGCTGCAGACCGCCACCGGCGGATCCTTCGTCGCCCCGCTGGTGCTGTCGGGGGCGCTGGGACTGATCGGCGCGTTCTCCTACGGCGTGCTCATCCGCAAGGTCGAACCGCTGCCGGTGCGGGTAGCGGCCGAATGA
- a CDS encoding PHP domain-containing protein: MDAGAALREIAFWLERADEPTYRVRAFRRAADVVAAHDDVVARAGSGRLTELAGIGKTTAQVIEQAVRGETPDYLAKLRADAPEQQEGSALRAELRGDCHTHSDWSDGGSPVEEMARTARDLGHEWMVLTDHSPRLTVARGLSVERLRAQLDLVAELNAALAPFRIRTGIEVDVLDDGSLDQDPGVLAELDLVVASVHSKLRMSSREMTRRMCAAVANPHVDVLGHCTGRLRSRRPPSEFAASEVFRACRDHGTAVEINSRPERLDPPMALLAEAFELGCEFAIDSDAHAPGQLDWQIHGCARAERCGIPASRVVNCASGRLA; encoded by the coding sequence ATGGACGCCGGTGCCGCGTTGCGGGAGATCGCATTCTGGCTGGAACGGGCGGACGAGCCGACCTACCGGGTCCGCGCGTTCCGCCGGGCCGCCGACGTCGTCGCGGCGCACGACGACGTGGTCGCGCGCGCCGGATCCGGCCGGTTGACCGAGCTCGCCGGGATCGGCAAGACCACGGCCCAGGTGATCGAGCAGGCGGTGCGCGGCGAAACCCCGGACTACCTGGCGAAGTTGCGCGCCGACGCCCCCGAGCAGCAGGAAGGGTCCGCGCTGCGGGCCGAGCTGCGCGGCGATTGCCACACCCACTCCGACTGGTCCGACGGGGGCAGCCCGGTCGAGGAGATGGCCCGCACCGCGCGGGACCTGGGCCACGAGTGGATGGTGCTCACCGACCACTCGCCGCGCCTGACCGTGGCGCGCGGCCTGAGCGTCGAGCGGCTGCGGGCGCAGCTGGACCTCGTCGCCGAGCTGAACGCGGCGCTCGCGCCGTTCCGGATCCGCACCGGCATCGAGGTCGACGTCCTCGACGACGGGTCCCTGGACCAGGACCCGGGCGTGCTCGCCGAGCTGGACCTCGTGGTGGCGAGCGTGCACTCGAAGCTGCGGATGTCCTCGCGCGAGATGACCCGCCGGATGTGCGCCGCGGTGGCGAATCCGCACGTGGACGTGCTCGGCCACTGCACCGGACGGTTGCGCTCACGACGCCCGCCGTCGGAGTTCGCCGCGAGCGAGGTGTTCCGGGCGTGCCGCGACCACGGCACCGCAGTCGAGATCAACTCGCGGCCGGAGCGCCTGGATCCGCCGATGGCGCTGCTGGCCGAGGCGTTCGAGCTGGGCTGCGAGTTCGCGATCGACTCCGACGCGCACGCCCCGGGCCAGCTGGACTGGCAGATCCACGGCTGCGCCCGAGCCGAACGCTGCGGCATCCCCGCGTCCCGCGTGGTGAATTGCGCTTCGGGGCGACTCGCGTAG
- a CDS encoding IclR family transcriptional regulator, producing MTSGASEGSALRTLRVLEAVARPGGPHRLGEISAATGIAKPSTHRILGGLTGSGYVVGDGDGAYGLGPRSYALSATIASAEDTGGDTVLRRFQSEVDQTVHVALRSGDHAIYVRKVDSEGPYRMASRIGGVLPLHCTAIGKAVLAHLPDEERAGLLRGLPARTERTLTDPAALERELAQVRADGYALDDEENEPTIRCMAAPLLDRDGRPVGGVSISTITFQTPKEALLVHSARLVETAALLAPLYT from the coding sequence ATGACCTCCGGCGCCAGCGAAGGCAGCGCGCTGCGGACCCTGCGCGTGCTCGAAGCGGTGGCCCGGCCCGGCGGCCCGCACCGCCTCGGGGAGATCTCCGCCGCGACCGGCATCGCCAAACCGAGCACCCACCGCATCCTCGGCGGACTCACCGGCTCCGGCTACGTCGTCGGCGATGGCGACGGCGCCTACGGGCTCGGCCCCCGCAGCTACGCGCTGTCGGCCACCATCGCCTCGGCCGAGGACACCGGCGGGGACACCGTGCTGCGGCGCTTCCAGTCCGAGGTCGACCAGACGGTGCACGTCGCGCTGCGCAGCGGCGATCACGCGATCTACGTGCGCAAGGTCGACAGCGAAGGCCCGTACCGGATGGCCTCCCGGATCGGTGGCGTGCTGCCGCTGCACTGCACCGCGATCGGCAAGGCGGTCCTGGCACACCTGCCGGACGAGGAGCGCGCGGGCCTGCTGCGCGGCCTGCCCGCGCGCACCGAGCGCACGCTCACCGATCCGGCGGCGCTGGAACGGGAACTCGCCCAGGTCCGCGCCGACGGCTACGCCCTCGACGACGAGGAGAACGAGCCGACGATCCGCTGCATGGCCGCGCCGCTGCTGGATCGCGACGGGCGCCCCGTCGGAGGCGTGAGCATCTCGACGATCACCTTCCAGACGCCCAAGGAAGCTCTGCTGGTCCACTCCGCGCGGCTCGTCGAGACCGCGGCGCTGCTGGCTCCCCTCTACACCTGA
- a CDS encoding GNAT family N-acetyltransferase, whose protein sequence is MQAETDVRARTLVSAFVDDAVSRWLVPDADAREQVYLDWFDLVVEHADRVGAVKAAGPVVEVWLRGTEGEPPRMLDEEGERRMAESAAPFLDRIGALGELTGARHPLEAHWYLSLIGVVPDHQRTGVGTAALAASLREYDRAGLPTYLEASSLASRALYSRLGFADLGGPIELPGGPELYPMWREVGGRGGERR, encoded by the coding sequence ATGCAGGCTGAAACCGACGTGCGGGCCAGGACGCTGGTCAGCGCGTTCGTCGACGACGCGGTGTCGCGCTGGCTGGTGCCGGACGCGGACGCGCGCGAGCAGGTCTACCTCGACTGGTTCGACCTGGTCGTCGAGCACGCCGACCGCGTGGGCGCGGTGAAGGCCGCCGGGCCCGTCGTGGAGGTGTGGTTGCGCGGCACCGAGGGGGAGCCGCCGCGGATGCTCGACGAGGAGGGTGAGCGGCGGATGGCCGAGTCGGCGGCACCGTTCCTCGACCGCATCGGCGCGCTCGGCGAGCTCACCGGTGCGCGGCATCCGCTGGAAGCGCACTGGTACCTGTCGCTGATCGGGGTGGTGCCGGACCACCAGCGCACCGGAGTCGGCACGGCGGCGCTCGCGGCGAGCCTGCGGGAGTACGACCGCGCCGGGCTGCCGACGTACCTGGAGGCGAGCAGCCTCGCGAGCCGTGCGCTGTACTCGCGGCTCGGGTTCGCGGACCTCGGTGGCCCGATCGAGCTCCCCGGCGGTCCGGAGCTGTACCCGATGTGGCGCGAGGTGGGCGGTCGGGGAGGTGAGCGGCGGTAG
- a CDS encoding dioxygenase family protein, with amino-acid sequence MTTPHAERMPALYLSHGAPPLVDDELWTSQLAAWADELPRPRAILMVSAHWESAPLMLGATDTGVPLTYDFGGFAERYFRTRYRSPGAPELAAKVAALMPDTEPVAHQPNRGLDHGAYVPLTVMYPDADVPVLQMSLPTLAPAKLLELGRRLRPLRDEGVLIIGSGFTTHGLPFLTEWHPNAAAPGWSQEFDLWAGEALSRGDVDELAAYADRAPGMPYAHPTAEHFAPMFVTLGAATGQDVPPNQTIDGYWMGLAKRSFQVA; translated from the coding sequence ATGACCACCCCGCACGCCGAGCGGATGCCGGCGCTCTACCTCAGCCACGGCGCCCCACCCCTCGTCGACGACGAACTGTGGACCTCGCAGCTCGCCGCCTGGGCGGATGAACTGCCGCGCCCGCGGGCGATCCTGATGGTCTCCGCGCACTGGGAGTCCGCGCCGCTGATGCTCGGCGCCACCGACACCGGCGTGCCGCTGACCTACGACTTCGGCGGGTTCGCCGAGCGCTACTTCCGCACCCGGTACCGCAGCCCCGGCGCGCCCGAACTCGCCGCGAAGGTCGCCGCGCTGATGCCGGACACCGAACCCGTCGCGCACCAGCCGAACCGGGGGCTCGACCACGGCGCGTACGTGCCGCTCACGGTGATGTACCCGGATGCGGACGTCCCCGTGCTGCAGATGTCGCTGCCGACCCTGGCGCCGGCGAAGCTGCTGGAACTGGGCAGGCGGCTGCGGCCGCTGCGCGACGAGGGCGTGCTGATCATCGGCTCCGGGTTCACCACGCACGGCCTGCCGTTCCTCACCGAGTGGCACCCGAACGCCGCGGCTCCCGGCTGGTCGCAGGAGTTCGACCTGTGGGCCGGGGAGGCGCTCTCCCGCGGCGACGTCGACGAGCTGGCGGCGTACGCCGACCGCGCCCCCGGCATGCCCTACGCGCACCCGACCGCCGAGCACTTCGCCCCGATGTTCGTCACCCTCGGCGCCGCGACCGGCCAGGACGTCCCGCCGAACCAGACCATCGACGGCTACTGGATGGGCTTGGCGAAGCGCTCCTTCCAGGTCGCGTGA
- a CDS encoding GPP34 family phosphoprotein, producing the protein MSINGGAVNGRRGRRLPRNNLVTAEEPADRPDPPAVRGEQVARERPTRTGRIPLRLADRYFLAAHAGADRLTARVDPALVALGCAGGLLVELLLEDEIGVEPTVRPAGKGMPPDFLSWSVLREIRNEPDHAVRTWIRYLARTATEKVRARLTITDVVREVPVSAGWRGGPAVAWRTGSLDHRTPVEDLVDLFAHAESAATRSGMITVPEAKAEVALALLATGTGVTGRLGLSRPVLRQAERRSEDWLPRLPGGLRTVVAEVTAAREQWAMTPRR; encoded by the coding sequence ATGTCGATCAACGGAGGGGCCGTGAACGGCCGCCGGGGCCGCCGCCTGCCCCGGAACAACCTGGTCACCGCCGAGGAGCCGGCTGATCGGCCGGATCCACCGGCCGTGCGCGGCGAGCAGGTGGCGCGGGAGCGGCCGACCCGCACCGGCCGCATCCCGCTGCGGCTGGCCGACCGCTACTTCCTCGCCGCCCACGCCGGCGCGGACCGGCTCACCGCGCGGGTCGATCCGGCGCTGGTGGCGCTGGGCTGCGCGGGCGGACTGCTGGTCGAGCTCCTGCTGGAGGACGAGATCGGGGTCGAGCCGACGGTGCGCCCCGCGGGCAAGGGAATGCCGCCCGACTTTCTGTCCTGGTCGGTGCTGCGCGAGATCCGGAACGAACCGGACCACGCCGTGCGCACCTGGATCCGCTACCTCGCGCGCACCGCGACGGAGAAGGTCCGCGCGAGGCTCACCATCACCGACGTGGTGCGGGAAGTCCCGGTCTCCGCCGGGTGGCGCGGCGGACCCGCGGTCGCCTGGCGCACCGGCTCGCTGGACCACCGAACACCGGTGGAGGACCTCGTGGACCTGTTCGCGCACGCCGAATCGGCGGCCACCCGCTCCGGGATGATCACCGTCCCGGAGGCGAAGGCCGAGGTGGCGCTGGCGCTGCTGGCCACCGGCACCGGCGTCACCGGGCGGCTGGGGTTGTCCCGGCCGGTGCTGCGGCAGGCGGAGCGGCGCTCCGAGGACTGGCTGCCGCGGCTGCCCGGCGGGCTGCGCACGGTCGTGGCCGAGGTGACCGCGGCCCGCGAGCAGTGGGCCATGACCCCGCGCCGGTGA
- a CDS encoding LysR substrate-binding domain-containing protein, whose amino-acid sequence MDARQLEYFVTIVDEGGFHRAAERLHVAQPSLSQAVRTLERDVGVALFHRLGRRAVLTEAGRAMLEPARQVLRDLDTTRATVESVKGLHTGRVQVAVLPSQSVEPLTAMIGRFHEVNPGVLVAVQPAFTAPEAADMVRGGRSELGLIGAAEDFALPGLRAHLVERQRFVVVTGPDGPWEPARATVGRAELAGQRVITSPQGNRMRHVVDEIIAQGVDLRIVVETAHREAILPLVLRGAGLAVLTEGWAEFARGSGARVFDLDPAAELRISLIHRPAPLSPAAQRFLDSALRR is encoded by the coding sequence GTGGACGCGCGGCAACTGGAGTACTTCGTCACGATCGTCGACGAGGGCGGGTTCCACCGGGCCGCCGAACGCCTGCACGTCGCGCAGCCCTCGCTGTCGCAGGCGGTGCGCACGCTGGAGCGGGACGTGGGGGTCGCGCTGTTCCACCGGCTGGGCAGGCGCGCGGTGCTCACCGAAGCGGGCCGGGCGATGCTCGAACCCGCCCGGCAGGTGCTGCGGGACCTCGACACCACGCGCGCCACCGTCGAATCGGTGAAGGGCCTGCACACCGGGCGGGTTCAGGTGGCGGTGCTGCCCTCGCAGTCGGTGGAACCGCTGACCGCGATGATCGGGCGGTTCCACGAGGTCAACCCCGGTGTGCTCGTGGCGGTGCAGCCCGCGTTCACCGCGCCGGAGGCCGCGGACATGGTGCGTGGCGGGCGCAGCGAACTGGGGCTCATCGGCGCGGCCGAGGACTTCGCGCTGCCCGGACTGCGCGCACACCTGGTGGAACGGCAGCGGTTCGTCGTGGTCACCGGCCCCGACGGGCCGTGGGAACCGGCTCGCGCGACGGTGGGGCGCGCGGAGCTGGCCGGACAGCGGGTGATCACCTCACCGCAGGGCAACCGGATGCGCCACGTCGTCGACGAGATCATCGCGCAGGGCGTGGACCTGCGGATCGTGGTGGAGACCGCGCACCGGGAAGCGATCCTGCCGCTGGTGCTGCGCGGCGCGGGCCTGGCGGTGCTGACCGAGGGCTGGGCGGAGTTCGCGCGCGGCAGCGGAGCTCGGGTGTTCGACCTGGACCCGGCGGCCGAGCTGCGGATCTCGCTGATCCACCGGCCCGCTCCGCTGAGCCCCGCCGCGCAGCGCTTCCTCGACTCGGCGCTGCGACGATAA
- a CDS encoding MarR family winged helix-turn-helix transcriptional regulator — MDEPRWLSEDEQKAWRQLAMLMTLLPPALDAQLQRDSDLTHFGYWVMAMLSERPERSLRMSDLAARASASPSRVSHVVARLEKNGWVRRARSDRDGRSNLAELTDAGYRKVVEAAPGHVDRVRDLVLDALTSTQVQQMGEICGAMLRKIDPDGRMGTRPLTE, encoded by the coding sequence ATGGACGAGCCGAGGTGGTTGAGCGAGGACGAGCAGAAGGCGTGGCGCCAGCTCGCGATGCTCATGACCTTGCTGCCGCCCGCCCTGGACGCGCAGCTCCAGCGCGACTCGGACCTGACCCACTTCGGCTACTGGGTGATGGCGATGCTCTCCGAACGGCCCGAGCGCTCGCTGCGGATGAGCGACCTCGCCGCCCGCGCCAGCGCCTCGCCCTCGCGGGTCTCGCACGTGGTGGCCCGGCTGGAGAAGAACGGATGGGTGCGCCGCGCCCGCTCCGACCGCGACGGCCGCAGCAACCTCGCCGAACTCACCGACGCCGGATACCGCAAGGTCGTCGAAGCCGCTCCCGGCCACGTCGACCGAGTGCGGGACCTCGTCCTGGACGCGCTCACCAGCACCCAGGTCCAGCAGATGGGCGAGATCTGCGGAGCCATGCTCCGCAAGATCGACCCGGACGGCCGGATGGGCACTCGTCCGCTGACGGAGTGA
- a CDS encoding APC family permease, translating to MPSSKTSRTVEVPHRTGPVSNSLAASRLGTWSIIFFTVAAAAPETVVGGGAVSGFAVSGVNGIPVGYLAVALVLGLFAVGYVTMARHVENAGAFYAYIAKGLGRVPGTAAGGVAVLAYTMVQISLIGGFGVGAADFLRQVGGPDLPWWLFAGLGLGMVGLLGLLRIDVNGRVLGVLLIAEIAVILFYDFAFLTDPAEPGVSLTTLNPAQLGTGAAGVILVIAFTGFIGFENSTVLAEEARDPRTVSRATYLSLVVIGGLYGFSTWAMTVATGPEHIVAQAEEHSTELLFALASDRLPAGLVTTGSALYVTSLFAGMLSFHHVCARYFFALGREGIGPRALAATSSRTSAPLAGSLAQSALTVLVVGLFAVTGWDPVTYLFFWGASGGALGVLLLVTATSMAVVGYFLRVPAPGHGIWRTLLAPGSAALVLGGVLFLTIRSFGTVLGVPPGDPAAWVLPGAYLAVVLAGLGWGAVLRARYPDSYARIGMGARSITIRRSEELIDAG from the coding sequence GTGCCGTCGTCCAAGACCTCCAGAACGGTGGAGGTTCCGCACCGCACCGGACCGGTGTCGAACTCGCTCGCCGCCTCCCGCCTGGGGACGTGGTCGATCATCTTCTTCACCGTCGCCGCCGCGGCACCCGAAACCGTGGTCGGCGGGGGAGCGGTGAGCGGGTTCGCCGTCTCCGGCGTCAACGGGATTCCGGTGGGGTACTTGGCCGTCGCCCTGGTGCTCGGCCTGTTCGCCGTCGGGTACGTGACGATGGCCCGGCACGTGGAGAACGCGGGCGCCTTCTACGCCTACATCGCCAAAGGGCTCGGCCGGGTCCCCGGCACCGCCGCGGGCGGGGTGGCGGTGCTCGCCTACACCATGGTCCAGATCAGCCTCATCGGCGGATTCGGGGTGGGGGCGGCGGATTTCCTGCGCCAGGTGGGCGGACCGGACCTGCCGTGGTGGCTGTTCGCCGGTCTCGGACTGGGCATGGTCGGGCTGCTGGGGTTGCTGCGCATCGACGTCAACGGCCGGGTCCTGGGCGTGCTGCTGATCGCCGAGATCGCCGTGATCCTGTTCTACGACTTCGCGTTCCTCACCGACCCGGCCGAGCCGGGGGTCTCGCTGACGACGCTGAACCCGGCGCAGCTTGGCACCGGCGCGGCCGGGGTGATCCTGGTGATCGCGTTCACCGGGTTCATCGGCTTCGAGAACTCGACCGTGCTGGCAGAGGAGGCGCGCGATCCCCGCACGGTCAGCCGCGCGACCTACCTCTCGCTGGTCGTGATCGGCGGGCTCTACGGGTTCTCGACCTGGGCGATGACCGTCGCCACCGGGCCGGAGCACATCGTGGCGCAGGCCGAGGAGCACTCCACGGAGCTGCTGTTCGCGCTCGCTTCGGACCGGTTGCCCGCCGGGTTGGTGACGACCGGATCCGCGCTGTACGTGACGAGCCTGTTCGCGGGCATGCTGTCGTTCCACCACGTGTGCGCCCGCTACTTCTTCGCGCTCGGTCGCGAAGGCATCGGGCCGCGCGCGCTGGCCGCCACCAGCAGCCGCACCTCGGCGCCGCTCGCGGGTTCGCTGGCCCAATCGGCGCTCACGGTGCTGGTAGTCGGGCTGTTCGCGGTGACGGGCTGGGACCCGGTGACCTACTTGTTCTTCTGGGGTGCCTCGGGCGGTGCGCTGGGCGTGCTGCTGCTGGTCACGGCGACCTCGATGGCGGTCGTCGGCTACTTCCTGCGGGTGCCCGCGCCGGGGCACGGGATCTGGCGGACGCTGCTGGCGCCGGGCTCGGCCGCGCTGGTGCTCGGCGGCGTCCTGTTCCTGACGATCCGCTCGTTCGGCACCGTGCTGGGAGTGCCGCCCGGCGACCCGGCGGCCTGGGTGCTGCCGGGCGCCTACCTGGCGGTGGTGCTGGCCGGACTCGGCTGGGGCGCGGTGCTGCGGGCCCGGTACCCGGATTCCTACGCGCGCATCGGGATGGGCGCGCGATCGATCACCATCCGTCGTTCTGAGGAGCTCATCGATGCAGGCTGA
- a CDS encoding ABC transporter ATP-binding protein, translating to MTPTGVSWETMRSFASDESVTRQRLARGLTRRIMRYARPYLRDIVPFLVLVALAAVLGIVTPLLFKAIIDNGILPRDMGVVVWLSLAVALVAVLEAALSLLQRWYSARLGEGLIYDLRSEVFDHVQRMPVAFFVRAQTGSLVSRLNTDVIGAQRALTSTLSSVVSNVLSLVLVLATMFTLSWQITLIALALLPAFLLPVRWVGRKLQRITREQMKTDAEMSSLMTERFGVGGAMLAKLYGRTDEEAGLFSSRAARVRDLGVVSAMYSRVFFVALTLLASLATAVVYGLGGGLVVSGAFELGTLVALATLLSRLYGPLTALSNVHVDVMTALVSFDRVFEVLDLRPMIEEKPDAVELGARSEPAAVEFADVSFRYPASSEVSLASLESVARPENAPAHDVLHDITFRAEPGQTIALVGHSGAGKTTITNLAGRLYDVDAGAIRIAGHDVRDVTLRSLYSTVGVVTQDPHLFHDTIRANLSYARPGLSDDDLIAALRTAQLQDLVDELPDGLDTVVGDRGYRLSGGEKQRLAIARLLLKAPPVVVLDEATAHLDSESEAAVQQALSTALAGRTALVIAHRLSTIREADRILVISGGTIAEQGTHQDLLSRGGLYAELYRTQFAQQPDATENGQRSAEPAAPIR from the coding sequence ATGACCCCCACCGGCGTCAGCTGGGAGACGATGCGCTCCTTCGCCAGCGACGAGTCGGTGACCCGCCAGCGCCTCGCGCGCGGCCTCACCCGGCGGATCATGCGCTACGCCCGGCCCTACCTGCGGGACATCGTCCCGTTCCTGGTGCTGGTCGCCCTGGCCGCGGTGCTCGGCATCGTGACCCCGCTGCTGTTCAAAGCGATCATCGACAACGGCATCCTGCCCCGCGACATGGGCGTGGTCGTCTGGTTGTCGCTGGCCGTCGCCCTGGTGGCCGTGCTCGAAGCGGCGCTGTCGCTGCTGCAGCGCTGGTACTCGGCGCGGCTCGGGGAAGGCCTGATCTACGACCTGCGCTCCGAGGTCTTCGACCACGTGCAGCGGATGCCCGTCGCGTTCTTCGTGCGGGCCCAGACCGGTTCCCTGGTCAGCAGGCTCAACACCGACGTCATCGGCGCGCAGCGCGCCCTGACCAGCACCTTGTCCTCGGTCGTGTCGAACGTGCTGAGCCTGGTGCTGGTGCTGGCCACCATGTTCACGCTGTCCTGGCAGATCACGCTGATCGCGCTGGCGCTGCTGCCCGCCTTCCTGCTGCCGGTGCGCTGGGTCGGCCGGAAGCTGCAGCGCATCACGCGCGAGCAGATGAAGACCGACGCCGAGATGAGCTCCCTGATGACCGAGCGGTTCGGGGTGGGCGGCGCGATGCTCGCCAAGCTCTACGGCCGCACCGACGAGGAGGCCGGGTTGTTCTCCTCGCGGGCCGCGCGGGTCCGCGACCTGGGCGTCGTGTCGGCGATGTACAGCCGGGTGTTCTTCGTGGCGCTGACGCTGCTGGCCTCGCTGGCGACGGCCGTGGTGTACGGGCTCGGCGGCGGCCTGGTGGTGTCCGGGGCGTTCGAGCTCGGCACGCTCGTCGCGCTGGCCACGCTGCTGAGCAGGCTCTACGGCCCGCTGACCGCGCTGTCCAACGTGCACGTGGACGTGATGACGGCGCTGGTGAGCTTCGACCGCGTCTTCGAGGTGCTGGACCTGCGGCCGATGATCGAGGAGAAGCCGGACGCGGTGGAGCTCGGCGCCCGCTCCGAGCCCGCCGCCGTCGAGTTCGCCGACGTCTCGTTCCGCTACCCCGCCTCCAGCGAGGTCTCGCTGGCCTCGCTGGAATCCGTCGCCCGCCCGGAGAACGCGCCGGCGCACGACGTGCTGCACGACATCACCTTCCGCGCCGAGCCGGGCCAGACCATCGCGCTGGTCGGGCATTCCGGCGCGGGCAAGACGACGATCACGAACCTCGCCGGACGCCTCTACGACGTGGACGCGGGCGCCATCCGCATCGCCGGGCACGACGTGCGCGACGTGACGCTGCGCTCGCTGTACTCCACGGTCGGCGTCGTCACCCAGGACCCGCACCTGTTCCACGACACGATCCGCGCGAACCTGTCCTACGCGCGGCCGGGTCTCTCCGACGACGATCTGATCGCGGCGTTGCGCACGGCGCAGCTCCAGGACCTGGTGGACGAGCTGCCGGACGGGCTCGACACGGTCGTCGGCGACCGCGGCTACCGGCTCTCCGGCGGGGAGAAGCAGCGCCTGGCGATCGCCCGGCTGCTGCTGAAGGCCCCGCCGGTGGTGGTGCTCGACGAGGCCACCGCGCACCTCGACTCGGAGTCGGAGGCCGCCGTGCAGCAGGCCCTGTCCACGGCGCTGGCCGGGCGCACGGCGCTGGTCATCGCGCACCGGCTCTCGACGATCCGGGAGGCGGACCGCATTCTGGTGATCTCCGGCGGCACCATCGCCGAGCAGGGCACCCACCAGGACCTGCTCAGCCGAGGCGGTCTCTACGCCGAGCTCTACCGCACCCAGTTCGCCCAGCAGCCCGACGCCACCGAGAACGGCCAGCGCTCAGCAGAACCCGCAGCACCGATCCGCTGA